One Coffea arabica cultivar ET-39 chromosome 5c, Coffea Arabica ET-39 HiFi, whole genome shotgun sequence DNA window includes the following coding sequences:
- the LOC113689625 gene encoding zinc finger BED domain-containing protein RICESLEEPER 2-like — MEQNNEDVEQLNYNEERADEMSEEQIEIIEDDGNEGGDGDGGAGPFEKKQRKKKSSIWDEMTEVVLDNGTVKVKCNHCKELFTKSTTGATSQHKRHLTSCLQRKMAIGEQSKQKQQVLLFTEGGSDGITSITNFSYDHAKVRELASHMILAHEYPFSMMEHVVFNKFMKAVSPFYKKINRQTVKEDCMSTYTIEKRKLKSLLKGPGRISITTDLWKSGQKIQYMVVTGHFIDSDWVLQKRVLNFCNVPPPHTGVIIADALSKCFIDWGIENKVSSMTVDNASYSDVCIRRLREDFSLRKRLSIGGKIFHVRCCAHILNLLVQDGLGQLGGVIDVVREGIKYLNNSESRLIEFAKIKKQLQLPSRKLILDCPTRWNSTYLMLASGLEFKDVFPRYADIDPGFHYVPTDFEWMKVEEVCKFLGIFHEITDMISGSEYPTSNIFLVELYRIKELLNEKALDPFEHIRAMAGSMSAKFDKYWGESNVLLSLGAILDPRYKMFLINHAFPVIYGEDAAPRFMAEIRDILYELFNEYVDCHVVSHSEQQRQVVKKRQNESSTSSSKKQKMTVPTVLTGKEKFHMHVSEIDRAPPEKSDLDVYLEESRYACDAKANLDVLGWWKGERLRFPILSRMAADILSVPVTTVASESTFSAGGRVIDDRRASMSVETVQMLLCGNDWIRSFHGLKNKSRESLDVAESITFEEVELPESFND, encoded by the exons ATGGAGCAAAATAATGAAGACGTGGAACAATTAAATTACAACGAAGAAAGAGCTGATGAGATGAGTGAAGAACAAATAGAAATAATAGAAGATGATGGCAATGAAGGAGGAGATGGAGATGGAGGAGCTGGTCCTTTTGAGAAAaagcaaaggaagaagaaatccAGCATATGGGATGAAATGACTGAAGTAGTGCTAGATAATGGGACGGTCAAAGTGAAGTGCAACCATTGCAAGGAGCTTTTCACCAAGAGTACAACCGGAGCCACATCTCAGCACAAGAGACACCTGACTTCTTGTCTCCAAAGAAAGATGGCCATTGGGGAGCAAAGCAAACAAAAGCAACAAGTGCTTTTATTCACCGAAGGTGGAAGTGATGGTATCACTTCCATCACAAATTTCTCGTATGATCATgccaaggtaagagagcttgcGTCACACATGATTCTTGCACATGAGTACCCCTTTTCTATGATGGAGCATGTAGTTttcaacaaattcatgaaagcaGTTTCTCCGTTTTATAAAAAGATTAATCGGCAGACTGTTAAGGAAGATTGTATGAGTACTTATACAATTGAAAAAAGGAAGCTGAAATCATTGTTGAAAGGTCCTGGTAGGATTAGTATTACAACTGATTTGTGGAAATCTGgtcaaaaaattcaatatatGGTTGTGACTGGTCATTTTATTGATTCTGATTGGGTGCTTCAAAAACGTGTattgaatttttgcaatgttCCTCCTCCTCATACTGGAGTTATTATAGCTGATGCTCTAAGTAAGTGCTTCATTGATTGGGGGATTGAGAATAAGGTTTCTAGCATGACTGTTGATAATGCTTCATACAGTGATGTGTGCATTAGGAGACTTAGAGAGGATTTTTCTCTAAGAAAGAGATTAAGTATTGGAGGAAAAATTTTTCATGTTAGATGTTGTGCACATATACTTAATCTCTTAGTGCAAGATGGTCTTGGTCAACTTGGTGGTGTGATTGATGTTGTTAGAGAAGGGATAAAATACTTGAACAATTCAGAATCTAGGCTTATTGAATTTgccaaaattaaaaaacagCTTCAATTGCCCTCTAGAAAACTAATTTTGGACTGTCCAACAAGGTGGAACAGCACTTATTTGATGTTAGCTTCAGGTTTAGAGTTCAAGGATGTCTTTCCAAGATATGCAGACATAGACCCTGGATTTCACTATGTTCCTACTGATTTTGAGTGGATGAAAGTGGAAGAAGTGTGCAAATTTCTAGGAATATTTCATGAAATCACTGATATGATTTCCGGGTCTGAGTATCCAACATCTAACATTTTTCTTGTGGAGCTCTATAGGATTAAAGAGCTTTTAAATGAAAAAGCTCTTGATCCTTTTGAGCATATTCGGGCTATGGCTGGAAGTATGTCTGCTAAATTTGATAAGTATTGGGGGGAAAGTAATGTGCTGCTATCTTTGGGTGCAATTTTGGATCCGAGATACAAAATGTTCCTTATTAATCATGCTTTTCCGGTGATTTATGGTGAGGATGCAGCTCCTAGATTCATGGCTGAGATTAGAGACATTCTTTATGAGCTTTTCAATGAATATGTTGATTGTCATGTTGTTTCCCATTCTGAACAACAAAGGCAGGTTGTAAAAAAGAGACAAAATGAAAGTTCTACTTCTTCTAGTAAGAAACAGAAAATGACTGTACCCACCGTTTTAACTGGCAAAGAAAAGTTTCACATGCATGTGAGTGAAATTGATAGGGCTCCACCAGAAAAATCAGATTTAGATGTTTATTTAGAGGAAAGTAGGTATGCTTGTGATGCAAAGGCAAATCTGGATGTTTTGGGTTGGTGGAAAGGAGAAAGATTGAGATTTCCCATCTTGTCGAGGATGGCTGCCGATATACTCTCCGTTCCTGTTACCACTGTGGCTTCAGAATCTACCTTCAGTGCTGGAGGGAGAGTAATTGATGATCGAAGAGCTTCTATGTCGGTTGAGACGGTGCAAATGTTGCTTTGCGGCAATGATTGGATCCGCAGTTTCCATGGCCTAAAGAATAAGTCTCGT GAATCACTTGATGTGGCCGAATCAATCACATTTGAAGAAGTTGAACTTCCTGAATCATTCAATGACTAA
- the LOC113690009 gene encoding 21.7 kDa class VI heat shock protein has translation MTSYKKIEVLLEDHSSQKWCLPLKEDVFTTFLEKGNPVAHKIFGEGSLFSPLLFGKFFDPSDAFPLWEFDADVLLSNLYGSSEKRTVDWFQTDADYVLKAELPETGKNSIQVCVEKGEVVEISGQWRQQQESRTKDWRGSNWWEHGYVRRIELPDDADWRNMEACVTDDTLLEIRVPKSPVNCIPP, from the exons ATGACAAGTTACAAAAAGATTGAAGTTCTGTTGGAAGATCACAGCTCGCAAAAATGGTGTCTTCCCCTCAAGGAAGATGTATTCACAACTTTTCTTGAGAAAGGGAATCCAGTAGCTCATAAGATCTTTGGCGAAGGGTCGTTGTTCAGTCCATTGCTCTTTGGAAAGTTCTTTGATCCTTCTGATGCTTTTCCGCTCTGGGAATTTGATGCAGATGTTCTCTTGTCAAATCTTTATGGCTCAAGTGAGAAAAGAACGGTTGATTGGTTTCAAACAGATGCAGATTATGTCTTGAAGGCTGAATTACCAG AGACCGGGAAAAATAGCATACAAGTTTGTGTTGAGAAAGGGGAGGTGGTGGAGATTAGCGGCCAATGGAGGCAGCAGCAGGAGTCCAGGACAAAAGATTGGAGAGGCTCCAACTGGTGGGAACATGGATATGTTAGAAGGATTGAACTGCCTGATGATGCAGATTGGAGGAACATGGAAGCCTGTGTGACAGATGATACACTTTTAGAGATTAGAGTTCCCAAGAGCCCTGTAAATTGTATACCACCTTAG